A section of the Anabaena cylindrica PCC 7122 genome encodes:
- a CDS encoding cytochrome c oxidase subunit II, producing MKIPSSIWTLLIGIVLTLASLWYGQNHGLLPTAASDEAILVDGLFNTMMIVSTGIFLLVEGILIYAAFKYRRRAGDNEDGPAIEGNVPLEILWTAIPAIIVLGISVYSFDVYNEIGGFDPHAVHAAPEMPMMQESMSMPGTAIAATLSDTPPSTEPNLIAQVDNVTPQQGEKPSQLVVNVSALQYAWIFTYPDTGVTTGELHIPVGQQVEMNMTANDVIHAFWVPEFRLKQDVIPGRQSEIRFTPNKVGEYTLICAELCGPYHGAMRTQVVVESQEAYDTWMQEQLVASKETLNQAVAVNPTDLSADEFLAPYTKDMGIHSEMLPFHRSSEVVGFAGVTE from the coding sequence GTGAAAATTCCAAGTTCGATCTGGACATTACTCATTGGCATTGTGCTAACCTTAGCCAGCCTTTGGTACGGTCAAAATCACGGTCTGTTACCCACAGCCGCATCTGATGAAGCCATCTTAGTAGATGGTCTATTCAACACGATGATGATCGTCTCTACAGGTATCTTTCTACTTGTTGAAGGTATTTTAATTTATGCTGCATTTAAATACCGCCGCCGTGCGGGTGACAATGAAGATGGGCCAGCAATTGAGGGTAATGTACCTCTAGAAATACTCTGGACGGCGATCCCAGCGATTATCGTCCTCGGTATTTCTGTTTATAGCTTTGATGTCTACAACGAAATCGGTGGCTTTGATCCTCATGCAGTCCATGCTGCCCCGGAAATGCCGATGATGCAAGAATCAATGTCAATGCCAGGAACAGCTATTGCTGCCACTTTAAGCGATACACCTCCTAGCACTGAACCAAACCTGATTGCCCAAGTAGATAATGTCACTCCCCAACAAGGGGAAAAGCCATCACAATTAGTCGTTAACGTCTCTGCACTCCAGTATGCTTGGATTTTCACTTATCCAGATACAGGCGTGACAACTGGTGAACTCCATATACCCGTCGGTCAACAAGTGGAAATGAATATGACAGCTAACGATGTCATCCATGCCTTCTGGGTTCCAGAATTTCGCCTCAAACAAGATGTGATCCCCGGTAGACAAAGTGAGATTCGCTTCACACCCAATAAGGTGGGTGAGTATACCTTAATTTGTGCTGAACTTTGTGGACCATACCACGGGGCGATGAGAACACAAGTAGTGGTAGAGTCCCAAGAGGCTTATGACACTTGGATGCAAGAACAGCTAGTTGCTAGTAAGGAAACCCTGAATCAAGCCGTTGCCGTTAACCCGACGGATTTATCCGCAGATGAATTTCTCGCCCCCTACACTAAGGACATGGGAATTCATTCAGAAATGCTGCCTTTCCACAGAAGTTCAGAAGTTGTAGGATTTGCAGGAGTTACAGAATAA
- the rpsO gene encoding 30S ribosomal protein S15, producing the protein MALTQQRKQELISGYQVHETDTGSADVQIAMLTDRINRLSQHLQANKKDHSSRRGLLKMIGQRKRLLSYIQKGSREKYQALIARLGIRG; encoded by the coding sequence ATGGCTCTGACGCAACAGCGCAAACAAGAACTTATTTCGGGCTACCAAGTCCATGAAACCGACACCGGTTCGGCCGATGTCCAAATCGCTATGTTGACTGATCGCATTAACCGCCTCAGTCAACATCTCCAAGCTAATAAGAAAGACCATTCCTCCCGCAGAGGATTATTGAAGATGATTGGACAACGCAAGCGTCTTCTCAGCTATATCCAAAAGGGCAGTCGGGAAAAGTATCAAGCTTTGATTGCTCGTCTCGGTATTCGTGGTTAG
- a CDS encoding type II toxin-antitoxin system PemK/MazF family toxin, whose product MMTIHPGEFWVADIPFTNGISSKKRPILILWLDGDDVIAAVVTSAQPRTQTDVVLNDWKIAGLRIPSTVRLSRLDCLEKSLLIAKIGLIFGSDADQLKTIWDAYIKPQF is encoded by the coding sequence ATGATGACTATACATCCGGGTGAATTCTGGGTGGCTGATATTCCCTTTACCAATGGTATAAGTTCTAAAAAACGCCCTATTCTTATACTTTGGTTAGATGGAGATGATGTGATAGCCGCAGTGGTTACTTCTGCACAACCACGCACACAAACGGATGTAGTGTTAAATGATTGGAAAATTGCTGGTCTGCGTATTCCCTCAACTGTGCGTTTATCTAGACTTGATTGCTTAGAAAAATCTTTGTTAATAGCTAAAATCGGACTAATTTTTGGATCAGATGCAGACCAATTGAAAACTATATGGGATGCCTATATTAAACCTCAATTTTAA
- the ctaD gene encoding cytochrome c oxidase subunit I, whose product MTQAQLQETANIPAHIEEEGERHWRDFFGFSTDHKVIGIQYLVTSFIFYCIGGVMADLVRTELRTPDVDFVTPEVYNSLFTLHATIMIFLWIVPAGAGFANYLIPLMIGARDMAFPRLNAVAFWMIPPAGILLIASLVVGDAPDAGWTSYPPLSLVTGQVGEAIWIMSVLLLGTSSILGAINFIVTLLKMRVPSMGIYQLPLFCWSMFATSALVLISTPVLAGALILLSFDLLAGTTFFNPTGGGDPVVYQHMFWFYSHPAVYIMILPFFGAISEILPVHARKPIFGYKAIAFSSLAISFLGLIVWAHHMFTSGIPGWLRMFFMITTMIIAVPTGIKIFGWLATIWGGKIRLNSPMLFAMGFLGTFVIGGISGVMLASVPFDIHVHDTYFVVAHLHYVLFGGSVLGIFAAIYHWFPKMTGRMINEFWGKVHFVLTIVGLNMTFLPMHKLGMMGMNRRIAQYDPKFTSLNEICTYGSYILAISTLPFIINAIWSWLYGPKAGNNPWQGLTLEWMTTSPPAIENFEKLPVLTTGPYDYGVGEKKVDVSAVLSVQPDEPYPTIESGV is encoded by the coding sequence ATGACACAAGCACAGTTACAAGAAACTGCTAATATCCCTGCTCATATTGAAGAAGAAGGGGAAAGACATTGGCGTGACTTCTTTGGCTTTAGTACCGATCATAAAGTGATTGGTATTCAATACTTAGTCACTTCGTTTATTTTTTACTGTATTGGCGGCGTGATGGCTGACTTAGTGCGGACAGAATTACGTACTCCTGACGTAGATTTTGTTACTCCAGAAGTCTATAACAGCCTGTTTACACTCCACGCCACTATCATGATTTTCCTGTGGATCGTACCAGCAGGGGCAGGTTTTGCTAACTATCTCATTCCCTTGATGATTGGGGCTAGGGATATGGCTTTCCCCCGCTTGAATGCTGTGGCTTTTTGGATGATTCCGCCAGCGGGTATATTGCTCATCGCTAGTTTAGTAGTGGGTGATGCCCCAGATGCCGGTTGGACTTCCTACCCTCCTTTGAGCTTGGTAACAGGTCAAGTGGGTGAGGCTATTTGGATTATGAGTGTCTTACTGTTGGGTACGTCTTCGATTTTGGGGGCAATTAATTTTATTGTCACCCTGCTGAAAATGCGTGTTCCTAGCATGGGTATCTATCAATTGCCTTTGTTTTGCTGGTCAATGTTCGCAACTTCCGCACTGGTATTGATATCGACACCTGTTTTAGCGGGAGCGTTGATTCTCCTTTCCTTTGACTTATTGGCAGGGACAACATTTTTTAATCCGACTGGTGGTGGTGATCCGGTGGTGTACCAGCATATGTTCTGGTTTTACTCGCACCCTGCGGTTTACATTATGATTTTGCCGTTTTTTGGGGCAATTTCGGAAATTCTGCCAGTTCATGCTCGCAAACCAATTTTTGGCTATAAAGCGATCGCTTTTTCGTCTCTAGCTATCAGCTTTTTGGGTCTAATTGTCTGGGCGCATCATATGTTTACCAGCGGTATCCCTGGCTGGTTACGAATGTTTTTTATGATCACCACAATGATCATTGCTGTACCCACGGGCATTAAAATTTTTGGTTGGTTAGCAACCATCTGGGGCGGCAAAATCCGTCTCAATAGTCCCATGTTGTTTGCAATGGGCTTTTTAGGAACTTTTGTAATTGGCGGTATCAGTGGCGTAATGTTGGCATCTGTGCCTTTTGATATTCACGTTCACGATACTTACTTTGTAGTGGCACACCTGCACTACGTTCTCTTTGGTGGTAGCGTTTTAGGGATCTTTGCCGCTATCTACCACTGGTTCCCGAAAATGACGGGAAGAATGATCAATGAATTTTGGGGTAAGGTTCACTTTGTTTTAACCATTGTTGGTCTAAATATGACCTTTTTACCCATGCACAAGCTAGGCATGATGGGTATGAATCGCCGTATTGCCCAATATGACCCCAAATTTACATCATTGAATGAAATTTGCACTTACGGGTCTTATATTCTCGCCATTTCCACATTACCCTTTATTATCAATGCAATTTGGAGTTGGTTATACGGGCCTAAAGCTGGTAACAACCCATGGCAAGGACTCACTCTAGAGTGGATGACTACTTCACCACCAGCAATAGAGAATTTTGAAAAACTGCCCGTATTGACTACTGGCCCTTATGACTATGGTGTCGGTGAGAAAAAAGTTGATGTCAGTGCAGTGTTAAGCGTTCAACCTGACGAACCATATCCAACCATTGAGTCTGGTGTGTAA
- a CDS encoding cytochrome c oxidase subunit 3 translates to MQSQIIDTAQVEQNHHHAASVDHHEAHPDHRMFGLVVFLIAEGMIFVGMFGAYLAFRSILPVWPPAGTPELELLLPGVNTIILISSSFVMHKGDTAIKTNDVKGMRTWLAITAAMGAIFLMGQVYEYTHLEFGLTTNLFASAFYVLTGFHGLHVTIGVLAILAVLWRSRTPGHYSNEKHFGIEAAELYWHFVDVIWIILFGLLYLL, encoded by the coding sequence ATGCAAAGTCAGATAATTGACACAGCACAAGTTGAACAAAATCATCACCACGCAGCATCTGTTGACCATCATGAAGCACATCCAGATCATCGGATGTTTGGGTTGGTTGTCTTCTTGATTGCTGAGGGGATGATTTTTGTAGGGATGTTCGGGGCTTATTTAGCTTTCCGTTCTATCTTACCTGTCTGGCCTCCCGCAGGTACACCAGAGTTAGAACTTTTGCTACCTGGTGTGAATACCATTATTTTGATTAGCAGCAGTTTTGTCATGCATAAGGGTGATACTGCGATCAAAACTAATGATGTCAAAGGAATGCGGACTTGGTTGGCCATTACTGCCGCTATGGGTGCGATTTTCTTGATGGGTCAGGTTTATGAATACACCCATTTAGAATTTGGTTTAACTACAAATTTATTTGCCAGTGCATTTTACGTCTTAACTGGCTTCCACGGACTGCACGTAACTATTGGAGTATTGGCGATTTTAGCAGTTTTGTGGCGATCGCGCACTCCCGGTCACTACAGCAACGAAAAGCACTTCGGTATTGAAGCCGCTGAACTGTACTGGCACTTTGTAGACGTAATTTGGATCATTCTGTTTGGATTACTGTATCTACTTTAA
- a CDS encoding PAM68 family protein: MPAEESERSRLPFEPNKKRPKPVKAKTQPAPKPQESGKQTQKQPPFTKEEMAIPEVVSQRMIRRVAAFCGVPTTLGIVSLVASYLLVIYAHIQLPPIAVLLVNMGLFGLGVLGITYGVLSASWDEERPGNLLGLDEFSTNWGRMIEVWRETRSKNV; this comes from the coding sequence ATGCCTGCTGAAGAATCAGAACGTAGTCGCTTACCTTTTGAGCCAAACAAAAAGCGCCCAAAACCAGTAAAGGCTAAAACTCAACCCGCCCCCAAGCCACAGGAGTCTGGTAAACAGACGCAAAAGCAGCCACCCTTCACCAAGGAAGAAATGGCTATTCCTGAGGTTGTTAGCCAACGGATGATCCGCCGAGTGGCTGCGTTTTGTGGTGTACCCACAACTTTGGGTATTGTCAGTCTTGTTGCCAGTTATCTACTGGTCATATATGCCCATATCCAACTACCTCCCATCGCTGTGTTATTAGTAAATATGGGATTATTTGGTTTAGGGGTATTGGGGATAACCTATGGTGTTCTTTCTGCCTCTTGGGATGAAGAAAGACCTGGAAATTTACTAGGTTTAGATGAGTTTAGTACCAACTGGGGAAGGATGATCGAGGTTTGGCGCGAAACTCGCAGCAAGAACGTCTGA
- a CDS encoding heme o synthase, which produces MIETNVSRHHDTFLQVVQSYYQLTKPRIIPLLLITTAGSMWIAAQGQVDPLLLLVTLIGGTLAAASAQTINCIYDRDIDYDMERTRHRPMPSGRVQPRDALIFAIALAVGSFTILTVFANLLAALLAFSGIIFYILVYTHWLKRHSTQNIVIGGAAGAIPALVGWAAVTDTLSWAAWLIFAIVFLWTPPHFWALALMIRDDYAKVGIPMLPVVAGDEATVRQIWYYTVITVTATVLLFYPLHASGVVYAFVALTLGGIFVHKAWRLLQNPEDRTKARELFLYSISYMMLLCLAMVVDSLPITHSLVSAVINLFS; this is translated from the coding sequence ATGATTGAGACTAATGTCTCTCGCCACCACGATACATTTCTACAAGTTGTTCAAAGCTACTACCAGCTAACTAAGCCCCGGATTATTCCGTTGCTGTTAATTACTACGGCTGGGAGTATGTGGATTGCTGCTCAGGGACAAGTAGACCCTTTGTTGTTGCTAGTAACACTAATTGGTGGTACTTTGGCTGCTGCTAGCGCTCAGACGATTAACTGTATCTATGACCGAGATATAGATTACGACATGGAACGGACGCGCCATCGTCCTATGCCTTCTGGTAGGGTTCAGCCCCGTGATGCTTTAATTTTTGCGATCGCTCTGGCTGTTGGTTCTTTTACCATCCTCACAGTATTTGCAAATTTATTAGCAGCACTTTTGGCTTTTTCTGGCATTATTTTTTACATTTTGGTCTATACCCACTGGCTGAAACGCCACAGCACTCAAAATATCGTCATTGGTGGTGCTGCGGGAGCAATCCCAGCTTTGGTGGGTTGGGCGGCTGTAACTGATACTTTAAGCTGGGCGGCATGGCTAATTTTTGCGATCGTCTTTTTATGGACTCCGCCTCATTTCTGGGCTTTGGCTTTGATGATTCGTGATGATTACGCCAAGGTGGGCATACCTATGTTACCAGTGGTAGCAGGTGATGAAGCCACTGTCCGGCAAATTTGGTATTACACGGTGATTACCGTAACTGCCACAGTACTATTGTTTTATCCTTTACACGCCAGTGGTGTTGTTTATGCCTTTGTGGCTTTGACATTGGGAGGAATATTTGTTCACAAAGCCTGGCGCTTGCTGCAAAATCCCGAAGATCGGACTAAAGCTAGAGAGTTGTTTCTTTATTCCATCTCCTACATGATGCTGTTGTGTCTGGCGATGGTGGTTGATAGTTTACCGATTACTCACAGTTTGGTAAGTGCTGTGATCAATCTGTTTAGTTAG
- a CDS encoding COX15/CtaA family protein — protein sequence MNEFVLQQQNEAAAQHNSPKEVIRRLVWKICIATLILMAIGSATRVMNAGLACPDWPLCYGELVPAKQMNLQVFLEWFHRLDAALIGFSAIALSGLSWWHRRVLPNWLPWASTFALFLIVFQGVLGGLTVTELLRFDIVTAHLGTALLFFTTLLVIGTALSPYQGTGTVGKLPWVGLTASIFVYLQSLLGAVVGSRWAVHQCFGDSQLCGVMYSHIVGLLPPTVAILAIVFISWRTPALHPALRRLANMAGSLLILQLLLGVATFRLHLQVEPLTVTHQAVGATLLGTLVVFTVLSLRDRTLSNSSC from the coding sequence ATGAACGAATTTGTCCTACAACAACAAAATGAAGCGGCTGCCCAACACAATAGCCCCAAGGAAGTAATTCGTCGCTTGGTGTGGAAGATTTGCATAGCCACCTTGATTTTGATGGCCATAGGCAGTGCTACCCGCGTGATGAATGCTGGACTTGCTTGCCCCGATTGGCCTCTGTGCTATGGGGAATTGGTGCCTGCCAAGCAAATGAATCTCCAGGTGTTTTTGGAGTGGTTTCACAGATTAGATGCAGCTTTGATTGGTTTTAGCGCGATCGCACTTTCGGGTTTATCCTGGTGGCATCGTCGTGTTTTACCCAACTGGCTACCTTGGGCTTCTACATTCGCCCTGTTTTTAATTGTCTTTCAAGGCGTTTTGGGGGGACTTACTGTTACTGAATTGCTGCGGTTTGATATTGTTACCGCCCATTTGGGAACGGCACTATTGTTTTTCACTACTCTCTTAGTCATCGGTACAGCACTTAGCCCATATCAAGGGACTGGAACGGTTGGTAAGCTGCCTTGGGTGGGTTTAACTGCCTCTATTTTCGTTTACTTGCAAAGTCTACTAGGGGCTGTTGTCGGTTCTCGCTGGGCTGTACACCAATGTTTTGGTGATTCTCAGCTTTGTGGAGTGATGTACAGCCATATTGTAGGTTTGCTGCCACCAACGGTGGCTATTTTGGCAATAGTTTTTATCTCTTGGCGGACACCCGCTTTACATCCAGCTTTGCGCCGACTGGCAAATATGGCTGGTAGTCTGTTGATTTTACAACTACTGTTGGGAGTTGCGACTTTCCGGCTACATCTACAAGTTGAACCTCTGACTGTGACTCACCAAGCTGTAGGTGCTACTTTGCTGGGTACTTTGGTTGTGTTCACAGTTTTATCACTCCGCGACAGAACACTTAGTAACTCAAGTTGCTAG
- a CDS encoding DUF1517 domain-containing protein, translating into MRDRLNRMMGKTRYVVCRLFLHLSGGEVAPVLGVLNRAARQAMDAEGDLEVLGEELVAICQNLLQYDDYWTSAANEGDVFWSEGEAGDYVNELFTDSAQRYLSEPDFSSASGFDEPLSIPVTRNVVVMLTVAYEGEVPQLETDLSNIQALKEGFKALINLHYKHNLQAIQVHFSPAQLGDELTNDQLLQYFPELIPL; encoded by the coding sequence ATGCGCGATCGCTTGAATCGAATGATGGGGAAAACTCGCTATGTCGTCTGTCGCCTATTCCTGCACTTAAGCGGGGGTGAAGTAGCACCAGTTCTGGGTGTACTCAATCGTGCTGCACGGCAAGCAATGGACGCTGAAGGCGATTTAGAAGTTTTGGGAGAAGAATTGGTCGCCATTTGTCAAAACCTTCTCCAATATGATGACTACTGGACATCAGCCGCTAATGAAGGTGATGTTTTTTGGAGTGAAGGAGAAGCCGGAGATTATGTCAATGAATTATTTACCGACTCAGCCCAAAGATATCTCAGTGAACCAGATTTTAGTTCGGCTTCTGGTTTCGATGAACCTTTATCTATCCCTGTCACCCGCAATGTAGTTGTCATGCTAACAGTGGCCTATGAGGGAGAAGTACCGCAATTAGAAACAGACCTTTCTAACATCCAGGCATTAAAAGAAGGTTTCAAAGCTCTCATCAATCTGCACTACAAACATAACCTCCAAGCTATCCAAGTGCATTTTTCACCCGCACAGTTAGGAGATGAACTGACTAACGATCAGTTATTGCAGTATTTTCCTGAATTGATTCCCTTATAA
- the aroF gene encoding 3-deoxy-7-phosphoheptulonate synthase, whose amino-acid sequence MIVVMKVGSPQAEIDRIEEELTSWGLTPEKIIGKHKVVIALVGETANLDPLQIQELSQWIEQVLRVEVPYKRASRQFRHGEASEVVVKTPDGNVVFGQHHPLVVVAGPCSVENEEMIVETARRVKAAGAKFLRGGAYKPRTSPYAFQGHGESALELLAKAREVSGLGIITEVMDTEDLEKIGEVADVIQVGARNMQNFSMLKKVGAQPKPVLLKRGMAATIEDWLMAAEYILAAGNPNVILCERGIRTFDRQYTRNTLDLSVVPVLRKLTHLPIMIDPSHGTGWSEFVPSMAMAAIAAGTDSLMIEVHPNPAKALSDGPQSLTPDRFDHLMQELSVITKVMGRWPQPVTVAV is encoded by the coding sequence ATGATTGTTGTTATGAAAGTTGGTTCCCCGCAAGCCGAAATAGACCGTATTGAAGAAGAATTAACTAGCTGGGGATTAACACCAGAAAAAATCATTGGCAAGCATAAAGTAGTAATAGCTCTAGTAGGTGAAACTGCTAACTTAGACCCCTTGCAAATTCAGGAATTGAGTCAATGGATTGAGCAAGTTTTACGAGTAGAAGTACCTTACAAGCGGGCTAGTCGCCAGTTCCGTCATGGGGAAGCTTCGGAGGTGGTGGTGAAGACTCCCGATGGAAATGTGGTGTTTGGTCAACACCATCCTTTGGTAGTTGTGGCAGGGCCTTGCTCTGTAGAAAATGAAGAAATGATTGTGGAGACGGCTCGGCGTGTTAAGGCTGCTGGCGCTAAGTTTTTGCGTGGTGGGGCATACAAACCCCGGACTTCACCTTATGCTTTTCAAGGTCACGGCGAAAGTGCTTTGGAATTGTTAGCTAAGGCGCGGGAAGTGAGCGGACTCGGCATTATTACCGAAGTGATGGATACTGAAGACTTGGAGAAAATTGGCGAAGTTGCCGATGTCATTCAAGTGGGTGCGAGAAATATGCAGAATTTCTCCATGCTCAAAAAAGTTGGGGCGCAACCGAAACCAGTGCTTTTAAAACGAGGCATGGCGGCGACAATTGAAGACTGGTTAATGGCGGCTGAGTATATTTTGGCTGCGGGTAATCCTAATGTGATTTTGTGTGAACGGGGAATTAGAACTTTTGACCGCCAGTATACCCGCAATACTCTAGATTTGTCGGTTGTGCCGGTGTTGAGAAAGCTGACTCACCTACCAATTATGATTGATCCCAGTCATGGTACTGGTTGGTCTGAATTTGTTCCTTCTATGGCTATGGCTGCGATCGCAGCTGGTACAGATTCTCTCATGATTGAGGTACATCCCAATCCTGCCAAAGCCTTATCTGATGGGCCCCAATCTTTAACACCAGACCGTTTTGATCATTTGATGCAAGAGTTGTCCGTGATTACCAAAGTCATGGGACGCTGGCCGCAACCTGTAACTGTAGCAGTTTAA